One Capsicum annuum cultivar UCD-10X-F1 chromosome 2, UCD10Xv1.1, whole genome shotgun sequence genomic window carries:
- the LOC107859515 gene encoding G-type lectin S-receptor-like serine/threonine-protein kinase At1g11300 isoform X4: MATTLPVHHAPLLFSELKSHQANCSITVFSGVNASDTISSSEPVRDSETIISSGNRFNLGFFSPGNSANRYAGIMFNLPSPTPTVVWVANRDKPLHDSSGILTISEDGNLVILNGQKEIIWSSSISNSMNNSTAQLLDTGNLVLKDRSNGRVLWESFQYPTDSLLQFMKLGIDKSTNTMAILKSWKSPDDPSVGNFSAGIQNRYIPQFLIWKNSSPYWRSGPWNKQIYIGLPEMNSYYFFGIDLVVDNAGTAYQTYSDQNQSRILYYSLNSTGSYQEKIWDPSKKNWWVTWENHRSECDVYAKCGPFGSCNPGRSPICSCIQGFKPKNEGEWEKGSWTGGCIRRTALNCERNRTDVENGKQDGFLKLQTKGVPDFAIWVPSARGDCEGDCLSNCSCTAYSYYTGIGCMHWNRILIDIREYSMDGAADLFIRVAYSELAENGKKAIPVAAIASTVSIGSITVILCGYLFRKLLAKHRERKNKNEAFLREASPKLYQEGMIKDDINRVKIEDITLYSFDMLANATDKFHLASKLGQGGFGPVYKGKLPDGQEIAVKRLSQSSGQGLQEFMNEVVVISRLQHRNLVRLLGCCTERGEKMLVYDFMPNRSLDAYLFGSCKEKFLDWSKRAIIIEGTGRGLLYLHRDSRLRIIHRDLKASNILLDEYLNPKISDFGMARIFGGSQDQANTIRVVGTYGYMAPEYAMQGRFSERSDVYSFGVLILEIVSGRKNSSFYGDGLTLLAYAWKLWNENNSLKLIDPKIFGSRFEIEMVRCVHIGLLCVQEYAEDRPNVSTVLSMLTSDIAELPTPKQPAFTGGHASPQQGSSKSQGSMNADSITVLEPR; encoded by the exons atggcaacaactttacctgTACACCATGCCCCACTTCTATTTTCAGAGCTAAAGTCACATCAAGCCAACTGCAGTATCACAG TTTTTTCGGGTGTCAATGCTTCAGACACCATTAGCAGTAGTGAGCCCGTGAGAGACTCTGAAACAATAATTTCCAGTGGCAATAGATTTAATCTGGGATTTTTCAGCCCAGGGAATTCTGCAAATCGCTATGCAGGTATTATGTTTAACCTACCATCACCAACACCAACTGTAGTATGGGTAGCTAATAGAGACAAGCCTTTACATGATTCTAGCGGAATACTCACAATATCAGAAGATGGCAATCTTGTAATCTTGAATGGACAGAAGGAGATAATTTGGTCATCCAGTATTTCAAACTCTATGAATAATTCCACTGCTCAGCTCTTGGACACTGGAAACTTAGTCTTGAAAGACAGATCAAATGGAAGAGTTCTATGGGAAAGCTTTCAATATCCTACAGATTCTCTCTTACAGTTCATGAAACTGGGCATTGATAAGAGTACTAACACGATGGCTATCCTGAAATCATGGAAAAGTCCTGATGATCCATCTGTCGGGAATTTTTCAGCTGGAATTCAAAATAGATACATTCCTCAATTTCTTATTTGGAAAAATAGTTCTCCTTACTGGCGGAGTGGCCCATGGAATAAACAGATATACATTGGATTACCAGAAATgaattcttattatttctttggtATTGACCTTGTAGTTGATAATGCTGGCACAGCATACCAAACGTATTCAGACCAAAATCAGTCTAGGATACTCTACTATTCCTTGAATTCAACAGGGTCTTATCAGGAGAAGATTTGGGATCCGAGTAAGAAGAATTGGTGGGTGACATGGGAAAATCACCGAAGTGAGTGTGATGTTTATGCTAAGTGCGGACCTTTTGGAAGCTGCAATCCGGGGCGTTCTCCAATATGCAGTTGCATACAAGGGTTTAAGCCGAAAAATGAAGGAGAATGGGAGAAAGGAAGTTGGACTGGCGGATGCATCAGAAGGACTGCACTAAACTGTGAAAGGAACAGAACTGATGTTGAGAATGGCAAGCAGGACGGGTTTCTGAAGCTGCAGACAAAGGGAGTGCCAGATTTTGCAATTTGGGTACCGTCTGCAAGAGGAGACTGTGAGGGTGACTGTTTAAGTAACTGTTCCTGCACTGCGTATTCATACTACACAGGCATAGGTTGTATGCATTGGAACAGAATCTTAATTGATATTAGAGAATACTCCATGGATGGGGCGGCTGATTTGTTCATTCGCGTTGCCTACTCTGAACTTG CAGAAAATGGCAAGAAAGCCATCCCCGTAGCTGCCATTGCAAGCACAGTGTCGATAGGCTCAATAACAGTTatcttatgtggatatcttttcaggAAATTGTTGGCTAAGCACAGAG AAAGGAAGAACAAAAATGAAGCATTCTTAAGAGAAGCATCTCCAAAACTTTACCAAGAAGGCATGATTAAAGATGACATCAACCGAGTCAAAATTGAAGACATCACCTTGTACAGCTTTGACATGTTAGCAAATGCAACTGACAAATTTCATTTAGCTAGCAAGCTGGGGCAAGGCGGTTTTGGTCCAGTCTACAAA GGAAAATTGCCAGATGGACAAGAAATAGCAGTAAAAAGGCTTTCTCAGTCTTCTGGTCAGGGGCTACAGGAGTTTATGAATGAGGTCGTCGTGATTTCTAGACTACAACATCGTAATCTTGTTAGACTCCTCGGCTGCTGCACAGAGAGAGGGGAAAAGATGCTGGTTTATGATTTCATGCCAAATAGAAGCTTAGATGCATATCTTTTTG GTTCATGCAAGGAAAAGTTCCTTGATTGGAGTAAACGAGCCATCATTATTGAAGGAACTGGTCGAGGCCTCCTTTACCTTCACAGAGACTCGAGACTACGAATTATTCATAGAGATCTGAAGGCAAGCAACATCCTGTTGGATGAATATCTAAACccaaaaatttcagattttggcATGGCGAGGATTTTTGGAGGCAGTCAAGATCAGGCCAACACTATAAGAGTTGTTGGCACATA TGGTTACATGGCCCCTGAATATGCAATGCAGGGAAGATTCTCAGAAAGATCAGATGTCTACAGCTTCGGTGTGTTAATATTGGAAATTGTCAGTGGAAGGAAGAACTCCAGTTTCTATGGAGATGGACTGACCCTACTTGCATAT GCATGGAAGTTATGGAATGAAAACAATAGTCTAAAATTGATAGACCCCAAAATATTTGGTTCAAGGTTTGAAATAGAGATGGTGAGATGTGTACATATTGGATTATTATGTGTCCAAGAATATGCAGAAGATAGGCCAAATGTCTCCACAGTTCTGTCAATGCTCACAAGTGATATTGCTGAACTACCTACTCCTAAACAACCTGCATTTACCGGAGGGCATGCTTCACCACAGCAAGGATCTTCTAAAAGCCAAGGTTCCATGAATGCTGATTCTATAACTGTATTGGAACCACGATAG
- the LOC107859515 gene encoding G-type lectin S-receptor-like serine/threonine-protein kinase At1g11300 isoform X1 yields the protein MSLYRYFLLLFFCLYVVFSGANASHTISSSEPMRNSETVFSSGKRFKLGFFSPGNSANRYVVFSGVNASDTISSSEPVRDSETIISSGNRFNLGFFSPGNSANRYAGIMFNLPSPTPTVVWVANRDKPLHDSSGILTISEDGNLVILNGQKEIIWSSSISNSMNNSTAQLLDTGNLVLKDRSNGRVLWESFQYPTDSLLQFMKLGIDKSTNTMAILKSWKSPDDPSVGNFSAGIQNRYIPQFLIWKNSSPYWRSGPWNKQIYIGLPEMNSYYFFGIDLVVDNAGTAYQTYSDQNQSRILYYSLNSTGSYQEKIWDPSKKNWWVTWENHRSECDVYAKCGPFGSCNPGRSPICSCIQGFKPKNEGEWEKGSWTGGCIRRTALNCERNRTDVENGKQDGFLKLQTKGVPDFAIWVPSARGDCEGDCLSNCSCTAYSYYTGIGCMHWNRILIDIREYSMDGAADLFIRVAYSELAENGKKAIPVAAIASTVSIGSITVILCGYLFRKLLAKHRERKNKNEAFLREASPKLYQEGMIKDDINRVKIEDITLYSFDMLANATDKFHLASKLGQGGFGPVYKGKLPDGQEIAVKRLSQSSGQGLQEFMNEVVVISRLQHRNLVRLLGCCTERGEKMLVYDFMPNRSLDAYLFGSCKEKFLDWSKRAIIIEGTGRGLLYLHRDSRLRIIHRDLKASNILLDEYLNPKISDFGMARIFGGSQDQANTIRVVGTYGYMAPEYAMQGRFSERSDVYSFGVLILEIVSGRKNSSFYGDGLTLLAYAWKLWNENNSLKLIDPKIFGSRFEIEMVRCVHIGLLCVQEYAEDRPNVSTVLSMLTSDIAELPTPKQPAFTGGHASPQQGSSKSQGSMNADSITVLEPR from the exons ATGAGTTTATATCgatattttcttcttttgttcttttgcTTATATGTAGTTTTTTCCGGTGCGAATGCTTCACACACCATTAGCAGTAGTGAGCCCATGAGAAACTCGGAAACTGTATTTTCCAGTGGCAAAAGATTTAAACTGGGATTTTTCAGCCCCGGGAATTCTGCAAATCGTTATGTAG TTTTTTCGGGTGTCAATGCTTCAGACACCATTAGCAGTAGTGAGCCCGTGAGAGACTCTGAAACAATAATTTCCAGTGGCAATAGATTTAATCTGGGATTTTTCAGCCCAGGGAATTCTGCAAATCGCTATGCAGGTATTATGTTTAACCTACCATCACCAACACCAACTGTAGTATGGGTAGCTAATAGAGACAAGCCTTTACATGATTCTAGCGGAATACTCACAATATCAGAAGATGGCAATCTTGTAATCTTGAATGGACAGAAGGAGATAATTTGGTCATCCAGTATTTCAAACTCTATGAATAATTCCACTGCTCAGCTCTTGGACACTGGAAACTTAGTCTTGAAAGACAGATCAAATGGAAGAGTTCTATGGGAAAGCTTTCAATATCCTACAGATTCTCTCTTACAGTTCATGAAACTGGGCATTGATAAGAGTACTAACACGATGGCTATCCTGAAATCATGGAAAAGTCCTGATGATCCATCTGTCGGGAATTTTTCAGCTGGAATTCAAAATAGATACATTCCTCAATTTCTTATTTGGAAAAATAGTTCTCCTTACTGGCGGAGTGGCCCATGGAATAAACAGATATACATTGGATTACCAGAAATgaattcttattatttctttggtATTGACCTTGTAGTTGATAATGCTGGCACAGCATACCAAACGTATTCAGACCAAAATCAGTCTAGGATACTCTACTATTCCTTGAATTCAACAGGGTCTTATCAGGAGAAGATTTGGGATCCGAGTAAGAAGAATTGGTGGGTGACATGGGAAAATCACCGAAGTGAGTGTGATGTTTATGCTAAGTGCGGACCTTTTGGAAGCTGCAATCCGGGGCGTTCTCCAATATGCAGTTGCATACAAGGGTTTAAGCCGAAAAATGAAGGAGAATGGGAGAAAGGAAGTTGGACTGGCGGATGCATCAGAAGGACTGCACTAAACTGTGAAAGGAACAGAACTGATGTTGAGAATGGCAAGCAGGACGGGTTTCTGAAGCTGCAGACAAAGGGAGTGCCAGATTTTGCAATTTGGGTACCGTCTGCAAGAGGAGACTGTGAGGGTGACTGTTTAAGTAACTGTTCCTGCACTGCGTATTCATACTACACAGGCATAGGTTGTATGCATTGGAACAGAATCTTAATTGATATTAGAGAATACTCCATGGATGGGGCGGCTGATTTGTTCATTCGCGTTGCCTACTCTGAACTTG CAGAAAATGGCAAGAAAGCCATCCCCGTAGCTGCCATTGCAAGCACAGTGTCGATAGGCTCAATAACAGTTatcttatgtggatatcttttcaggAAATTGTTGGCTAAGCACAGAG AAAGGAAGAACAAAAATGAAGCATTCTTAAGAGAAGCATCTCCAAAACTTTACCAAGAAGGCATGATTAAAGATGACATCAACCGAGTCAAAATTGAAGACATCACCTTGTACAGCTTTGACATGTTAGCAAATGCAACTGACAAATTTCATTTAGCTAGCAAGCTGGGGCAAGGCGGTTTTGGTCCAGTCTACAAA GGAAAATTGCCAGATGGACAAGAAATAGCAGTAAAAAGGCTTTCTCAGTCTTCTGGTCAGGGGCTACAGGAGTTTATGAATGAGGTCGTCGTGATTTCTAGACTACAACATCGTAATCTTGTTAGACTCCTCGGCTGCTGCACAGAGAGAGGGGAAAAGATGCTGGTTTATGATTTCATGCCAAATAGAAGCTTAGATGCATATCTTTTTG GTTCATGCAAGGAAAAGTTCCTTGATTGGAGTAAACGAGCCATCATTATTGAAGGAACTGGTCGAGGCCTCCTTTACCTTCACAGAGACTCGAGACTACGAATTATTCATAGAGATCTGAAGGCAAGCAACATCCTGTTGGATGAATATCTAAACccaaaaatttcagattttggcATGGCGAGGATTTTTGGAGGCAGTCAAGATCAGGCCAACACTATAAGAGTTGTTGGCACATA TGGTTACATGGCCCCTGAATATGCAATGCAGGGAAGATTCTCAGAAAGATCAGATGTCTACAGCTTCGGTGTGTTAATATTGGAAATTGTCAGTGGAAGGAAGAACTCCAGTTTCTATGGAGATGGACTGACCCTACTTGCATAT GCATGGAAGTTATGGAATGAAAACAATAGTCTAAAATTGATAGACCCCAAAATATTTGGTTCAAGGTTTGAAATAGAGATGGTGAGATGTGTACATATTGGATTATTATGTGTCCAAGAATATGCAGAAGATAGGCCAAATGTCTCCACAGTTCTGTCAATGCTCACAAGTGATATTGCTGAACTACCTACTCCTAAACAACCTGCATTTACCGGAGGGCATGCTTCACCACAGCAAGGATCTTCTAAAAGCCAAGGTTCCATGAATGCTGATTCTATAACTGTATTGGAACCACGATAG
- the LOC107859515 gene encoding G-type lectin S-receptor-like serine/threonine-protein kinase At1g11300 isoform X3, which produces MRNSETVFSSGKRFKLGFFSPGNSANRYVVFSGVNASDTISSSEPVRDSETIISSGNRFNLGFFSPGNSANRYAGIMFNLPSPTPTVVWVANRDKPLHDSSGILTISEDGNLVILNGQKEIIWSSSISNSMNNSTAQLLDTGNLVLKDRSNGRVLWESFQYPTDSLLQFMKLGIDKSTNTMAILKSWKSPDDPSVGNFSAGIQNRYIPQFLIWKNSSPYWRSGPWNKQIYIGLPEMNSYYFFGIDLVVDNAGTAYQTYSDQNQSRILYYSLNSTGSYQEKIWDPSKKNWWVTWENHRSECDVYAKCGPFGSCNPGRSPICSCIQGFKPKNEGEWEKGSWTGGCIRRTALNCERNRTDVENGKQDGFLKLQTKGVPDFAIWVPSARGDCEGDCLSNCSCTAYSYYTGIGCMHWNRILIDIREYSMDGAADLFIRVAYSELAENGKKAIPVAAIASTVSIGSITVILCGYLFRKLLAKHRERKNKNEAFLREASPKLYQEGMIKDDINRVKIEDITLYSFDMLANATDKFHLASKLGQGGFGPVYKGKLPDGQEIAVKRLSQSSGQGLQEFMNEVVVISRLQHRNLVRLLGCCTERGEKMLVYDFMPNRSLDAYLFGSCKEKFLDWSKRAIIIEGTGRGLLYLHRDSRLRIIHRDLKASNILLDEYLNPKISDFGMARIFGGSQDQANTIRVVGTYGYMAPEYAMQGRFSERSDVYSFGVLILEIVSGRKNSSFYGDGLTLLAYAWKLWNENNSLKLIDPKIFGSRFEIEMVRCVHIGLLCVQEYAEDRPNVSTVLSMLTSDIAELPTPKQPAFTGGHASPQQGSSKSQGSMNADSITVLEPR; this is translated from the exons ATGAGAAACTCGGAAACTGTATTTTCCAGTGGCAAAAGATTTAAACTGGGATTTTTCAGCCCCGGGAATTCTGCAAATCGTTATGTAG TTTTTTCGGGTGTCAATGCTTCAGACACCATTAGCAGTAGTGAGCCCGTGAGAGACTCTGAAACAATAATTTCCAGTGGCAATAGATTTAATCTGGGATTTTTCAGCCCAGGGAATTCTGCAAATCGCTATGCAGGTATTATGTTTAACCTACCATCACCAACACCAACTGTAGTATGGGTAGCTAATAGAGACAAGCCTTTACATGATTCTAGCGGAATACTCACAATATCAGAAGATGGCAATCTTGTAATCTTGAATGGACAGAAGGAGATAATTTGGTCATCCAGTATTTCAAACTCTATGAATAATTCCACTGCTCAGCTCTTGGACACTGGAAACTTAGTCTTGAAAGACAGATCAAATGGAAGAGTTCTATGGGAAAGCTTTCAATATCCTACAGATTCTCTCTTACAGTTCATGAAACTGGGCATTGATAAGAGTACTAACACGATGGCTATCCTGAAATCATGGAAAAGTCCTGATGATCCATCTGTCGGGAATTTTTCAGCTGGAATTCAAAATAGATACATTCCTCAATTTCTTATTTGGAAAAATAGTTCTCCTTACTGGCGGAGTGGCCCATGGAATAAACAGATATACATTGGATTACCAGAAATgaattcttattatttctttggtATTGACCTTGTAGTTGATAATGCTGGCACAGCATACCAAACGTATTCAGACCAAAATCAGTCTAGGATACTCTACTATTCCTTGAATTCAACAGGGTCTTATCAGGAGAAGATTTGGGATCCGAGTAAGAAGAATTGGTGGGTGACATGGGAAAATCACCGAAGTGAGTGTGATGTTTATGCTAAGTGCGGACCTTTTGGAAGCTGCAATCCGGGGCGTTCTCCAATATGCAGTTGCATACAAGGGTTTAAGCCGAAAAATGAAGGAGAATGGGAGAAAGGAAGTTGGACTGGCGGATGCATCAGAAGGACTGCACTAAACTGTGAAAGGAACAGAACTGATGTTGAGAATGGCAAGCAGGACGGGTTTCTGAAGCTGCAGACAAAGGGAGTGCCAGATTTTGCAATTTGGGTACCGTCTGCAAGAGGAGACTGTGAGGGTGACTGTTTAAGTAACTGTTCCTGCACTGCGTATTCATACTACACAGGCATAGGTTGTATGCATTGGAACAGAATCTTAATTGATATTAGAGAATACTCCATGGATGGGGCGGCTGATTTGTTCATTCGCGTTGCCTACTCTGAACTTG CAGAAAATGGCAAGAAAGCCATCCCCGTAGCTGCCATTGCAAGCACAGTGTCGATAGGCTCAATAACAGTTatcttatgtggatatcttttcaggAAATTGTTGGCTAAGCACAGAG AAAGGAAGAACAAAAATGAAGCATTCTTAAGAGAAGCATCTCCAAAACTTTACCAAGAAGGCATGATTAAAGATGACATCAACCGAGTCAAAATTGAAGACATCACCTTGTACAGCTTTGACATGTTAGCAAATGCAACTGACAAATTTCATTTAGCTAGCAAGCTGGGGCAAGGCGGTTTTGGTCCAGTCTACAAA GGAAAATTGCCAGATGGACAAGAAATAGCAGTAAAAAGGCTTTCTCAGTCTTCTGGTCAGGGGCTACAGGAGTTTATGAATGAGGTCGTCGTGATTTCTAGACTACAACATCGTAATCTTGTTAGACTCCTCGGCTGCTGCACAGAGAGAGGGGAAAAGATGCTGGTTTATGATTTCATGCCAAATAGAAGCTTAGATGCATATCTTTTTG GTTCATGCAAGGAAAAGTTCCTTGATTGGAGTAAACGAGCCATCATTATTGAAGGAACTGGTCGAGGCCTCCTTTACCTTCACAGAGACTCGAGACTACGAATTATTCATAGAGATCTGAAGGCAAGCAACATCCTGTTGGATGAATATCTAAACccaaaaatttcagattttggcATGGCGAGGATTTTTGGAGGCAGTCAAGATCAGGCCAACACTATAAGAGTTGTTGGCACATA TGGTTACATGGCCCCTGAATATGCAATGCAGGGAAGATTCTCAGAAAGATCAGATGTCTACAGCTTCGGTGTGTTAATATTGGAAATTGTCAGTGGAAGGAAGAACTCCAGTTTCTATGGAGATGGACTGACCCTACTTGCATAT GCATGGAAGTTATGGAATGAAAACAATAGTCTAAAATTGATAGACCCCAAAATATTTGGTTCAAGGTTTGAAATAGAGATGGTGAGATGTGTACATATTGGATTATTATGTGTCCAAGAATATGCAGAAGATAGGCCAAATGTCTCCACAGTTCTGTCAATGCTCACAAGTGATATTGCTGAACTACCTACTCCTAAACAACCTGCATTTACCGGAGGGCATGCTTCACCACAGCAAGGATCTTCTAAAAGCCAAGGTTCCATGAATGCTGATTCTATAACTGTATTGGAACCACGATAG
- the LOC107859515 gene encoding G-type lectin S-receptor-like serine/threonine-protein kinase At1g11330 isoform X5, giving the protein MFNLPSPTPTVVWVANRDKPLHDSSGILTISEDGNLVILNGQKEIIWSSSISNSMNNSTAQLLDTGNLVLKDRSNGRVLWESFQYPTDSLLQFMKLGIDKSTNTMAILKSWKSPDDPSVGNFSAGIQNRYIPQFLIWKNSSPYWRSGPWNKQIYIGLPEMNSYYFFGIDLVVDNAGTAYQTYSDQNQSRILYYSLNSTGSYQEKIWDPSKKNWWVTWENHRSECDVYAKCGPFGSCNPGRSPICSCIQGFKPKNEGEWEKGSWTGGCIRRTALNCERNRTDVENGKQDGFLKLQTKGVPDFAIWVPSARGDCEGDCLSNCSCTAYSYYTGIGCMHWNRILIDIREYSMDGAADLFIRVAYSELAENGKKAIPVAAIASTVSIGSITVILCGYLFRKLLAKHRERKNKNEAFLREASPKLYQEGMIKDDINRVKIEDITLYSFDMLANATDKFHLASKLGQGGFGPVYKGKLPDGQEIAVKRLSQSSGQGLQEFMNEVVVISRLQHRNLVRLLGCCTERGEKMLVYDFMPNRSLDAYLFGSCKEKFLDWSKRAIIIEGTGRGLLYLHRDSRLRIIHRDLKASNILLDEYLNPKISDFGMARIFGGSQDQANTIRVVGTYGYMAPEYAMQGRFSERSDVYSFGVLILEIVSGRKNSSFYGDGLTLLAYAWKLWNENNSLKLIDPKIFGSRFEIEMVRCVHIGLLCVQEYAEDRPNVSTVLSMLTSDIAELPTPKQPAFTGGHASPQQGSSKSQGSMNADSITVLEPR; this is encoded by the exons ATGTTTAACCTACCATCACCAACACCAACTGTAGTATGGGTAGCTAATAGAGACAAGCCTTTACATGATTCTAGCGGAATACTCACAATATCAGAAGATGGCAATCTTGTAATCTTGAATGGACAGAAGGAGATAATTTGGTCATCCAGTATTTCAAACTCTATGAATAATTCCACTGCTCAGCTCTTGGACACTGGAAACTTAGTCTTGAAAGACAGATCAAATGGAAGAGTTCTATGGGAAAGCTTTCAATATCCTACAGATTCTCTCTTACAGTTCATGAAACTGGGCATTGATAAGAGTACTAACACGATGGCTATCCTGAAATCATGGAAAAGTCCTGATGATCCATCTGTCGGGAATTTTTCAGCTGGAATTCAAAATAGATACATTCCTCAATTTCTTATTTGGAAAAATAGTTCTCCTTACTGGCGGAGTGGCCCATGGAATAAACAGATATACATTGGATTACCAGAAATgaattcttattatttctttggtATTGACCTTGTAGTTGATAATGCTGGCACAGCATACCAAACGTATTCAGACCAAAATCAGTCTAGGATACTCTACTATTCCTTGAATTCAACAGGGTCTTATCAGGAGAAGATTTGGGATCCGAGTAAGAAGAATTGGTGGGTGACATGGGAAAATCACCGAAGTGAGTGTGATGTTTATGCTAAGTGCGGACCTTTTGGAAGCTGCAATCCGGGGCGTTCTCCAATATGCAGTTGCATACAAGGGTTTAAGCCGAAAAATGAAGGAGAATGGGAGAAAGGAAGTTGGACTGGCGGATGCATCAGAAGGACTGCACTAAACTGTGAAAGGAACAGAACTGATGTTGAGAATGGCAAGCAGGACGGGTTTCTGAAGCTGCAGACAAAGGGAGTGCCAGATTTTGCAATTTGGGTACCGTCTGCAAGAGGAGACTGTGAGGGTGACTGTTTAAGTAACTGTTCCTGCACTGCGTATTCATACTACACAGGCATAGGTTGTATGCATTGGAACAGAATCTTAATTGATATTAGAGAATACTCCATGGATGGGGCGGCTGATTTGTTCATTCGCGTTGCCTACTCTGAACTTG CAGAAAATGGCAAGAAAGCCATCCCCGTAGCTGCCATTGCAAGCACAGTGTCGATAGGCTCAATAACAGTTatcttatgtggatatcttttcaggAAATTGTTGGCTAAGCACAGAG AAAGGAAGAACAAAAATGAAGCATTCTTAAGAGAAGCATCTCCAAAACTTTACCAAGAAGGCATGATTAAAGATGACATCAACCGAGTCAAAATTGAAGACATCACCTTGTACAGCTTTGACATGTTAGCAAATGCAACTGACAAATTTCATTTAGCTAGCAAGCTGGGGCAAGGCGGTTTTGGTCCAGTCTACAAA GGAAAATTGCCAGATGGACAAGAAATAGCAGTAAAAAGGCTTTCTCAGTCTTCTGGTCAGGGGCTACAGGAGTTTATGAATGAGGTCGTCGTGATTTCTAGACTACAACATCGTAATCTTGTTAGACTCCTCGGCTGCTGCACAGAGAGAGGGGAAAAGATGCTGGTTTATGATTTCATGCCAAATAGAAGCTTAGATGCATATCTTTTTG GTTCATGCAAGGAAAAGTTCCTTGATTGGAGTAAACGAGCCATCATTATTGAAGGAACTGGTCGAGGCCTCCTTTACCTTCACAGAGACTCGAGACTACGAATTATTCATAGAGATCTGAAGGCAAGCAACATCCTGTTGGATGAATATCTAAACccaaaaatttcagattttggcATGGCGAGGATTTTTGGAGGCAGTCAAGATCAGGCCAACACTATAAGAGTTGTTGGCACATA TGGTTACATGGCCCCTGAATATGCAATGCAGGGAAGATTCTCAGAAAGATCAGATGTCTACAGCTTCGGTGTGTTAATATTGGAAATTGTCAGTGGAAGGAAGAACTCCAGTTTCTATGGAGATGGACTGACCCTACTTGCATAT GCATGGAAGTTATGGAATGAAAACAATAGTCTAAAATTGATAGACCCCAAAATATTTGGTTCAAGGTTTGAAATAGAGATGGTGAGATGTGTACATATTGGATTATTATGTGTCCAAGAATATGCAGAAGATAGGCCAAATGTCTCCACAGTTCTGTCAATGCTCACAAGTGATATTGCTGAACTACCTACTCCTAAACAACCTGCATTTACCGGAGGGCATGCTTCACCACAGCAAGGATCTTCTAAAAGCCAAGGTTCCATGAATGCTGATTCTATAACTGTATTGGAACCACGATAG